From the Penicillium oxalicum strain HP7-1 chromosome V, whole genome shotgun sequence genome, one window contains:
- a CDS encoding Eukaryotic translation initiation factor 3 subunit J has translation MAPSKWDAPECSVRHGTSRTTTDTRWVSLDEEEESISPPPVARRRFDDEEEEEVLDSWDAAEDSEVEREKAKKAEEALAKAKAEAAANKKSKAQRIEEHRDQRRREAEDSDEEGYEDETEAERRERLRRTEKDADMQHASDLFADIDMNRNRGAPKAVVITDSANPTNSIDLSSMPLFKPTTKDQFARLTDVLIPLLAPQSKKPHYALWAQDFARKLVKELPSSDIKKIASALTTASNEKMREERAADKGSKKTKAAKTKVSLVSNRDNQIDNTAYDDDGLGDDDFM, from the exons ATGGCGCCGTCAAAGTGGG ACGCGCCTGAATGCTCCGTGCGCCACGGGACATCAAGAACCACAACTGATACCAGATGGGTTTCCCtagatgaggaggaggagagtatCTCACCTCCCCCTGTTGCCCGTCGCAGAttcgacgacgaggaggaggaagag GTCCTTGACTCCTGGGATGCCGCCGAAGACTCTGAAGTAGAGCGTGAGAAGGCGAAAAAGGCTGAGGAGgctctggccaaggccaaggccgaggctgccgcCAACAAGAAGTCCAAGGCCCAGCGGATAGAGGAACACCGCGATCAGCGTCGACGCGAAGCGGAGgacagcgacgaggaagGCTACGAGGATGAGACTGAGGCTGAGCGTCGCGAGCGCCTGCGCCGCACCGAGAAGGATGCCGACATGCAACACGCCTCCGATCTTTTCGCCGACATTGACATGAACCGCAACCGTGGAGCACCCAAGGCTGTGGTCATCACCGACAGCGCCAACCCCACCAACTCGATCGATCTTTCCTCAATGCCCCTGTTCAAGCCTACCACCAAGGACCAGTTTGCACGCTTGACCGATGTTCTTATCCCGCTCCTCGCCCCTCAGTCCAAGAAGCCTCACTACGCTCTGTGGGCGCAGGACTTTGCTCGCAAGCTTGTCAAGGAGCTCCCCAGTTCTGATATCAAGAAGATTGCTAGCGCTTTGACTACTGCCAGCAACGAGAAAATGCGAGAGGAGCGTGCTGCTGACAAGGGCagcaagaagaccaaggctgcCAAGACCAAGGTCTCGCTTGTTTCCAACCGTGATAACCAGATCGACAACACTGCctatgatgatgacggtctcggtgatgatgacttCATGTAA
- a CDS encoding Enolase, whose protein sequence is MPISKVHARSVYDSRGNPTVEVDIVTETGLHRAIVPSGASTGQHEAVELRDGDKSQWGGKGVLKAVKNVNETIGPALIKENIDVKDQAKVDEFLNKLDGTPNKANLGANAILGVSLAVAKAAAAEKGVPLYAHISDLAGTKKPYVLPVPFQNVLNGGSHAGGRLAFQEFMIVPEAAPSFSEALRHGAEVYQKLKALAKKRYGQSAGNVGDEGGVAPDIQTAEEALDLITDAIEEAGYTGKMSIAMDVASSEFYKVEEKKYDLDFKNPESDPTKWITYEQLADMYKQLAAKYPIVSIEDPFAEDDWEAWSYFYKTSDFQIVGDDLTVTNPLRIKKAIELKSCNALLLKVNQIGTLTESIQAAKDSYADNWGVMVSHRSGETEDVTIADIAVGLRAGQIKTGAPARSERLAKLNQILRIEEELGENAIYAGKNFRNSVNL, encoded by the exons ATGCCTATCTCCAAGGTTCACGCCCGCTCCGTGTACGACTCTCGCGGTAACCCCACCGTCGAGGTCGACATTGTCACCGAGACCGGTCTTCACCGCGCCATTGTTCCCTCCGGTGCCTCCACTG GCCAGCACGAGGCTGTTGAGCTCCGTGATGGTGACAAGTCCCAGTGGGGCGGCAAGG GTGTCCTCAAGGCCGTGAAGAACGTCAACGAGACCATCGGCCCTGCTCTCATCAAGGAGAACATCGATGTCAAGGATCAGGCCAAGGTTGACGAGTTCCTCAACAAGCTCGACGGTACCCCCAACAAGGCCAACCTCGGTGCCAATGCCATCCTTGGTGTCTCCCTGGCTGTTGCCAAggctgccgccgccgagaAGGGTGTTCCTCTCTACGCTCACATCTCCGACCTCGCCGGTACCAAGAAGCCCTACGTTCTCCCCGTTCCCTTCCAGAACGTCCTGAACGGTGGCTCTCACGCCGGTGGCCGCCTGGCCTTCCAGGAGTTCATGATTGTCCCTGA GGCCGCTCCTTCCTTCTCCGAGGCCCTCCGCCACGGTGCCGAGGTTTACCAGAAGCTTAAGGCTCTCGCCAAGAAGCGCTATGGCCAGTCTGCCGGCAACGTCGGCGATGAGGGTGGTGTTGCTCCTGACATTCAGACCGCCGAGGAGGCTCTCGACCTGATCACCGATGCCATTGAGGAGGCTGGCTACACCGGCAAGATGTCCATTGCCATGGACGTTGCCTCCAGCGAGTTCTACAAggttgaggagaagaagtacGACCTCGACTTCAAGAACCCCGAGAGCGACCCCACCAAGTGGATCACCTACGAGCAGCTCGCCGACATGTACAAGCAGCTCGCGGCCAAGTACCCCATTGTCTCCATCGAGGACCCCTTCGCTGAGGATGACTGGGAGGCCTGGAGCTACTTCTACAAGACCTCCGACTTCCAGATTGTCGGTGATGACTTGACCGTCACCAACCCCCTCCgcatcaagaaggccattgAGCTCAAGTCTTGCAACGCTCTTCTCCTCAAGGTCAACCAGATCGGTACTCTCACCGAGTCCATTCAGGCTGCCAAGGACTCCTACGCCGACAACTGGGGTGTTATGGTCTCTCACCGTTCTGGTGAGACCGAGGATGTGACCATCGCCGACATCGCCGTTGGTCTCCGCGCTGGTCAGATCAAGACTGGTGCTCCTGCCCGTTCCGAGCGTCTGGCCAAGCTCAACCAGATCCTTCGCATTGAGGAGGAGCTCGGTGAGAACGCCATCTACGCTGGCAAGAACTTCCGCAACTCCGTCAACCTGTAA
- a CDS encoding putative 26S proteasome subunit rpt4, with the protein MNGGVDPEREQALEDYKKSLLELREWEAKLKGLRMGIKDLQHEYDVSEDNIKALQSVGQIIGEVLKQLDEERFIVKASSGPRYVVGCRSKVDKAKLKQGTRVALDMTTLTIMRMLPREVDPLVYNMSLEDPGSVNFAGIGGLNDQIRELREVIELPLKNPELFMRVGIKPPKGVLLYGPPGTGKTLLARAVASSMDTNFLKVVSSAIVDKYIGESARLIREMFGYAKEHEPCIIFMDEIDAIGGRRFSEGTSADREIQRTLMELLNQLDGFDYLGKTKIIMATNRPDTLDPALLRAGRLDRKIEIPLPNEVGRLEILKIHSSTVQLEGEIDFESVVKMSDGLNGADLRNVVTEAGLFAIKDYRDAINQDDFNKAVRKVAESKKLEGKLEYQKL; encoded by the exons ATGAACGGCGGCGTCGACCCGGAGCGCGAACAGGCGCTAGAAGATTATAAGAAGAGCTTGTTGGAGCTACGAGAATGGGAAGCCAAGCTGAAGGGACTTCGAATGGGCATCAAGGACCTTCAACACGAGTATGATGTCTCGGAAGATAACATCAAGGCACTCCAAAGTGTTGGTCAGATCATCGGCGAGGTGTTGAAACAGCTGGATGAAGAACGAT TCATCGTCAAAGCTTCTTCCGGGCCACGATATGTTGTGGGCTGCCGTTCCAAGGTCGACAAAGCGAAGCTGAAGCAAGGCACGCGAGTGGCCCTGGATATGACAACACTGACGATCATGCGAATGCTCCCTCGTGAAGTCGATCCCCTGGTTTACAACATGTCATTGGAGGATCCCGGGTCAGTCAACTTTGCTGGTATTGGTGGTTTGAACGATCAGATCAGAGAGCTTCGGGAGGTCATCGAACTGCCGCTGAAGAATCCCGAGTTGTTCATGCGAGTGGGCATCAAGCCCCCCAAGGGTGTTCTGCTTTACGGTCCTCCCGGCACAGGCAAAACCCTCTTGGCCCGGGCCGTGGCTAGTTCGATGGACACAAATTTCTTGAAGG TGGTTTCTTCTGCGATTGTCGACAAGTACATTGGTGAATCCGCGCGATTGATCCGTGAAATGTTCGGTTATGCCAAGGAACATGAGCCTTGTATTATTTTCATGGACGAGATCGATGCGATCGGTGGACGACGTTTCTCAGAAGGCACATCAGCGGACCGTGAGATTCAACGCACGCTGATGGAGTTGCTGAATCAATTGGACGGATTTGATTACCTCggaaagacaaagatcaTTATGGCCACGAACCGACCGGACACTCTCGACCCTGCACTGCTCCGTGCTGGTCGTCTCGACCGTAAGATTGAGATTCCCCTGCCCAATGAGGTCGGCCgtcttgagattctcaagaTTCACTCAAGCACGGTGCAACTGGAGGGTGAGATCGACTTTGAGAGCGTGGTCAAGATGAGTGACGGTCTGAATGGCGCTGATTTGCGCAACGTGGTGACGGAGGC GGGTCTGTTCGCAATCAAAGATTACCGGGATGCTATCAATCAGGACGACTTCAACAAGGCCGTGCGCAAGGTGGCAGAGTCGAAGAAGTTGGAGGGCAAGCTTGAGTACCAGAAACTTTAA
- a CDS encoding Mannosyl-oligosaccharide 1,2-alpha-mannosidase codes for MSYSGRSFNTSPFPDNRYRSNEGLAGLGLSTGPSTGGGFFESKDRTLPMYKDKPYFTPKRTAPRRRWRPLFVLGICALTLLWYYKSSMPTWQSPAKPLDIGAELWKWAQTIDEEGSSTARADWNERREKVRDAFLVSWHGYEKDSWGSDEYNPVSGRGRNMIEGGMGWIIVDALDTMIVMNLSTEVRHAREWISTSLKYTQDHDVSTFETTIRMLGGLLSAHYLSTRYPTLARIADDDVGAAGEDLYIEKATDLGDRLLGAFESPSGIPYASVNLNKSEGLPSHGDGGASSTAEATSVQLEFKYLAKLTGEAEYWKAVEKVMEVLDEQHPQDGLVPIFISPKTGQFQGQNIRLGSRGDSYYEYLIKQYLQTSGQEPVYKELWDESLRGIRKHLLAFSQHAQLLVLGERPNGLRESLSPKMDHLVCFLPGTYALGATGGRPLAEARKSADWSQQREEEIFIAKELMKTCWATYLKTATGLAPEISHFILDSPPVMMGDKYPDPSSTSGSTTPHELKSISKPLSRQSDDSESWRQDIEIHNMDRHNLQRPETVESLFYMYRITGDEVYREWGWEMFKSFVKYTAVVEVEETELVDGASVVKRIKGFTSLSDADTIPPTTRDNMESFWMAETLKYFYLLFSERDFIPLEDHIFNTEAHILPRFKPTGELKTGWQRKAKASPGEAAAAAAV; via the exons ATGTCGTATTCGGGGAGGTCATTCAACACCAGTCCCTTCCCCGACAACCGTTATCGCTCCAACGAAGGCCTTGCTGGACTCGGCCTTTCGACCGGCCCTAGCACAGGAGGTGGATTCTTTGAATCTAAAGATCGCACTCTTCCTATGTACAAGGACAAACCATACTTCACACCGAAGCGCACGGCccctcgaagaagatggaggccGCTCTTTGTGCTGGGCATATGTGCGCTGACCTTGCTGTGGTACTATAAGTCGTCGATGCCGACATGGCAGAGCCCAGCAAAACCTTTGGATATCGGGGCTGAGCTTTGGAAATGGGCGCAGACCATTGACGAGGAGGGCTCGTCAACAGCCAGGGCGGACTGGAACGAGCGAAGAGAAAAGGTCCGCGATGCGTTCCTTGTTAGCTGGCATGGCTATGAGAAGGACTCCTGGG GCTCGGACGAGTACAACCCGGTCTCAGGGAGAGGTAGAAACATGATTGAAGGTGGCATGGGCTGGATTATTGTCGATGCCCTGGATACCATGATCGTCATGAATCTGAGCACCGAGGTGCGTCATGCGCGCGAATGGATCTCCACTTCGCTCAAATATACCCAAGATCACGACGTGAGCACTTTTGAGACGACGATTCGCATGCTAGGAGGTCTGCTGTCGGCTCACTATCTGTCTACACGATACCCAACACTCGCTCGGATCGCTGATGACGACGTCGGCGCTGCTGGTGAGGATTTGTACATTGAGAAGGCGACAGATCTGGGAGACCGTCTCCTCGGAGCATTCGAGTCTCCGTCTGGTATTCCTTACGCGAGCGTGAATCTGAACAAGTCTGAAGGCTTGCCATCCCACGGGGACGGTGGCGCCTCTTCTACTGCCGAGGCCACGTCGGTTCAACTCGAGTTCAAGTATCTGGCCAAGCTCACTGGTGAGGCTGAGTACTGGAAAGCGGTAGAGAAAGTCATGGAGGTGCTTGATGAGCAACATCCGCAAGATGGTCTCGTTCCCATCTTTATCAGCCCTAAGACGGGTCAATTCCAAGGCCAGAACATCCGCCTGGGGAGCCGAGGAGACTCATACTACG AATATCTCATCAAGCAGTATCTCCAAACTTCAGGGCAGGAGCCTGTTTACAAAGAACTTTGGGATGAGTCTCTGCGTGGCATCCGCAAGCACTTGCTGGCGTTCTCCCAGCATGCTCAACTACTGGTTCTCGGAGAGCGTCCTAATGGTCTGCGGGAAAGTCTCAGCCCGAAAATGGACCACTTGGTCTGCTTCCTCCCTGGCACGTATGCTCTCGGGGCCACTGGCGGTCGTCCTCTGGCCGAAGCACGAAAGTCGGCGGATTGGTCCCAGCAACGTGAGGAAGAGATTTTCATCGCCAAAGAATTGATGAAGACCTGCTGGGCGACTTATCTGAAAACTGCAACGGGCCTTGCACCCGAGATTTCCCATTTCATCCTCGATTCTCCACCTGTCATGATGGGAGACAAGTATCCCGATCCCAGCTCGACTTCGGGGAGCACCACACCCCACGAACTCAAATCGATATCCAAACCCCTATCTCGGCAATCCGACGACTCCGAATCCTGGCGTCAAGACATTGAGATTCACAACATGGATCGGCACAATCTGCAACGGCCCGAAACCGTCGAATCCCTTTTCTATATGTATCGAATCACGGGCGACGAGGTTTACCGAGAATGGGGCTGGGAGATGTTCAAGTCGTTCGTCAAGTACACCGCAGTTgttgaggtggaagagaccgAACTCGTCGACGGCGCCAGCGTGGTGAAACGTATTAAGGGGTTCACGTCACTCTCCGACGCAGACACTATTCCACCAACGACACGTGATAATATGGAGAGTTTCTGGATGGCCGAAACCCTCAAGTACTTCTACTTGCTGTTCTCGGAACGGGACTTTatccctctcgaggatcaTATCTTCAACACGGAAGCTCACATCTTGCCTCGATTCAAGCCGACCGGTGAGTTGAAGACCGGCTGGCAGAGAAAGGCAAAGGCCTCGCCCGGTGAGGCTGCAGCTGCGGCTGCTGTTTAG
- a CDS encoding putative carboxypeptidase encodes MKLSTCLAAVAAVAVSHASPHPALGQQQTLGVSQHAPQTSISDKFDQTDASFIDQDPLLSFHRDLVSIESVSGNEHDVGIFIAKFLEAKNFTVIKQEVAPVKKKGVGAQDEDQTPKTRYNIYAYPSSLREQPSILVTSHIDTVPPFIPYSVHKPESSTVQSNLDEYVIAGRGTVDAKGSVAAQVYAVLETLEAHPDAKLGLLFVVGEEIGGDGMKTFSESEINAKSAYHTVIFGEPTEAKLVSGHKGMLGFEVLAHGKAAHSGYPWLGKSAVSAILPALSRVDQLGNIPVSKGGLPSSEKYGPTTLNIGTIRAGVATNVVPATAHADVAVRLAAGTVEEARELIQKAVKEATRDVEAEVKVDFSNHNEAYSPQDLDTDVDGFEVMPVNYGTDVPNLTVRDGVKRYLYGPGSIFVAHGDNEALTVRDIKDAVKGFKKLINAALDRD; translated from the coding sequence TGGCCGCCGTTGCTGTGTCGCATGCTTCTCCGCACCCCGCACTGGGACAGCAACAGACCCTCGGGGTCTCGCAACACGCTCCGCAGACCTCGATCAGCGACAAATTCGACCAGACTGATGCAAGTTTCATTGATCAGGACCCCCTGCTATCATTCCACCGAGATTTGGTCTCAATTGAGTCGGTCTCAGGCAATGAGCATGACGTGggcatcttcatcgccaagttcctcgaggccaagaacTTCACGGTGATCAAGCAGGAAGTCGCGCctgtgaagaagaaaggggtCGGTGCTCAGGACGAGGATCAGACCCCCAAGACGCGATACAATATCTACGCGTATCCGTCGTCTTTGCGAGAACAGCCCTCAATCTTGGTCACGAGTCATATTGATACTGTTCCACCGTTTATTCCTTATTCGGTGCACAAGCCTGAATCGTCGACGGTGCAATCAAATCTCGACGAGTACGTCATCGCTGGTCGAGGCACGGTCGATGCCAAGGGTAGCGTTGCGGCGCAGGTGTATGCGGTTTTGGAGACGCTGGAGGCACACCCCGATGCAAAGCTGGGGCTGCTCTTCGTCGTCGGGGAAGAAATTGGCGGAGACGGCATGAAAACCTTCTCCGAGTCCGAGATCAACGCAAAGAGCGCATACCACACTGTCATCTTCGGTGAACCCACCGAAGCCAAGCTCGTTTCCGGACACAAGGGCATGCTGGGCTTCGAAGTTTTGGCCCACGGTAAAGCGGCACACTCGGGGTATCCATGGCTGGGAAAGAGCGCTGTCTCTGCTATCTTGCCAGCTCTGAGCCGTGTGGATCAACTTGGCAACATCCCCGTCAGCAAAGGTGGGCTGCCCTCGTCGGAAAAGTATGGCCCTACTACACTGAATATTGGCACGATTCGGGCCGGCGTGGCGACGAACGTTGTACCGGCTACTGCCCACGCGGATGTCGCTGTCCGTCTGGCGGCAGGGACTGTGGAGGAAGCCCGGGAGCTCATCCAAAAGGCTGTGAAGGAGGCGACTCGCGACGTTGAGGCTGAGGTCAAAGTCGACTTTTCCAACCATAACGAGGCTTACTCGCCTCAAGATTTGGATACGGATGTGGATGGATTTGAGGTGATGCCGGTAAACTACGGTACAGACGTACCCAATTTGACGGTGCGAGACGGGGTAAAGCGCTACCTTTACGGCCCAGGAAGCATTTTTGTTGCGCATGGCGACAACGAGGCCCTCACTGTCCGGGACATCAAGGATGCGGTCAAGGGTTTCAAAAAGCTGATTAATGCTGCCTTGGACCGAGACTGA